A window of the Vibrio ostreae genome harbors these coding sequences:
- the atpG gene encoding F0F1 ATP synthase subunit gamma: MAGAKEIRNKIGSVKSTQKITKAMEMVAASKMRRSQEAMEASRPYATTMRKVIGHVAHANLEYRHPYLEEREAKRVGYIIVSTDRGLCGGLNVNLFKKAITDMQTWQEKGVEVELAIVGSKATAFFKNSGARVAAQVSGLGDTPVLEDLIGSVGVMLKKYDNGELDRLYVVFNEFVNTMVQQPKIDQLLPLPKSESEEVKREHSWDYIYEPEPKPLLDALLLRYVESQVYQGVVENLACEQAARMIAMKAATDNASNLIDELELVYNKARQAAITQELSEIVSGAAAV, translated from the coding sequence ATGGCCGGCGCAAAAGAGATACGTAATAAAATCGGTAGTGTAAAAAGCACTCAGAAAATTACGAAAGCGATGGAAATGGTGGCAGCTTCAAAAATGCGTCGCTCGCAAGAAGCGATGGAAGCTTCCCGTCCATACGCAACAACTATGCGTAAAGTGATCGGTCATGTCGCTCATGCAAATCTGGAATACCGTCATCCGTATCTGGAAGAGCGTGAAGCGAAACGTGTTGGTTACATCATTGTTTCTACAGACCGTGGTTTGTGTGGTGGTTTGAACGTTAACTTGTTCAAGAAAGCCATCACAGATATGCAAACCTGGCAGGAGAAAGGTGTTGAAGTTGAACTGGCGATTGTCGGTTCAAAAGCAACCGCTTTCTTCAAAAACAGCGGCGCGCGCGTAGCGGCTCAGGTGTCTGGTCTGGGGGATACCCCGGTACTGGAAGATCTGATCGGCTCGGTCGGTGTGATGCTGAAGAAATATGATAACGGCGAATTGGATCGTCTGTACGTGGTGTTCAACGAATTTGTAAACACCATGGTACAACAACCAAAGATCGATCAATTACTACCTTTGCCTAAATCGGAAAGCGAAGAAGTCAAGCGTGAGCATTCATGGGACTACATCTACGAGCCTGAACCAAAACCTCTGCTGGATGCGCTACTGCTGCGCTACGTAGAGTCTCAGGTTTATCAGGGTGTGGTTGAGAACCTTGCTTGTGAGCAAGCGGCTCGAATGATTGCGATGAAAGCTGCGACGGACAACGCGAGCAACCTGATTGACGAACTGGAACTGGTGTACAACAAAGCCCGTCAGGCGGCGATTACACAGGAACTGTCGGAAATCGTAAGTGGTGCGGCAGCGGTTTAA
- the atpD gene encoding F0F1 ATP synthase subunit beta, producing the protein MATGKIVQIIGAVVDVEFPQSDVPQVYDALNVTDSKERLVLEVQQQLGGGVVRCIVMGSSDGLRRGVEVVNTGAPISVPVGTKTLGRIMNVLGDAIDERGEIGAEESYSIHRAAPSYEEQSNETALLETGVKVIDLICPFAKGGKIGLFGGAGVGKTVNMMELINNIALQHSGLSVFAGVGERTREGNDFYFEMQEAGVVNIEKPEESKVAMVYGQMNEPPGNRLRVALTGLTMAERFRDEGRDVLLFIDNIYRYTLAGTEVSALLGRMPSAVGYQPTLAEEMGVLQERITSTKQGSITSVQAVYVPADDLTDPSPATTFAHLDATVVLNRNIASMGLYPAIDPLDSTSRQLDPLVVGQEHYDIARGVQQTLQRYKELKDIIAILGMDELSEEDKRVVSRARKIERFLTQPYHVAEVFTGDPGTYVPLKETLRGFKGLLAGDYDDVPEQAFMYCGAIDEALENAKKL; encoded by the coding sequence ATGGCTACAGGTAAGATCGTACAGATCATCGGTGCGGTAGTCGACGTAGAGTTCCCGCAGAGCGATGTACCTCAGGTATACGACGCTCTAAACGTAACGGACTCCAAAGAACGTCTGGTTCTTGAAGTTCAGCAACAGCTAGGCGGTGGCGTAGTTCGTTGTATCGTAATGGGTAGCTCTGATGGTTTACGTCGTGGAGTAGAAGTAGTAAATACCGGTGCTCCAATTTCAGTACCAGTAGGTACTAAAACCCTAGGTCGTATCATGAACGTTCTGGGTGATGCGATTGATGAGCGTGGTGAGATCGGTGCGGAAGAGTCTTACTCAATCCACCGTGCAGCACCAAGCTACGAAGAGCAATCAAACGAGACTGCACTCCTGGAAACAGGGGTTAAAGTTATCGACCTGATCTGTCCATTTGCTAAAGGTGGTAAGATCGGTCTGTTTGGTGGTGCTGGTGTAGGTAAGACCGTTAACATGATGGAACTTATCAACAACATCGCACTGCAACACTCAGGTCTGTCTGTATTTGCCGGTGTAGGTGAGCGTACTCGTGAGGGTAACGACTTCTACTTCGAGATGCAGGAAGCGGGTGTTGTAAACATCGAGAAGCCGGAAGAATCAAAAGTAGCAATGGTTTACGGCCAGATGAACGAGCCACCGGGTAACCGTCTGCGTGTTGCTCTGACTGGTCTGACTATGGCTGAGCGCTTCCGTGACGAAGGTCGTGACGTACTGCTGTTCATCGATAACATTTACCGTTATACCCTTGCGGGTACTGAAGTATCGGCTCTGCTGGGTCGTATGCCATCAGCGGTAGGTTACCAGCCAACACTGGCTGAAGAGATGGGTGTTCTGCAGGAGCGTATCACGTCAACCAAGCAAGGTTCTATCACGTCTGTACAGGCGGTATACGTACCTGCGGATGACTTGACCGACCCGTCACCAGCGACGACTTTCGCGCACTTGGATGCAACCGTTGTACTTAACCGTAACATCGCATCTATGGGTCTGTACCCTGCGATCGACCCACTGGATTCGACTTCACGTCAGCTGGATCCACTGGTTGTTGGTCAGGAGCACTACGACATTGCGCGTGGCGTTCAGCAGACTCTGCAGCGCTACAAAGAGCTGAAAGACATCATTGCGATTCTGGGTATGGACGAGCTGTCTGAAGAAGACAAGCGCGTGGTATCTCGTGCACGTAAGATTGAGCGTTTCCTGACTCAGCCTTACCACGTAGCGGAAGTCTTCACAGGCGACCCGGGTACCTACGTACCACTGAAAGAAACTCTGCGTGGCTTTAAAGGCCTGTTAGCTGGTGACTACGACGACGTTCCAGAGCAAGCGTTCATGTACTGCGGTGCAATCGACGAAGCTCTAGAGAATGCGAAGAAGCTATAA
- the fadA gene encoding acetyl-CoA C-acyltransferase FadA produces MKNVVIVDCLRTPMGRSKGGAFRHQRAEDLSAHLMKGLLARNPAVNAHAIEDIYWGCVQQTLEQGFNIARNAALLAGLPIEVGAVTVNRLCGSSMQALHDASRAIMVGDADICLVGGVEHMGHVPMTHGVDFHPGLSKQVAKAAGMMGLTAEMLGKLHGISREQQDAFAARSHQRAHAATLEGRFTNEILPTEGHAPDGTLFMLDSDEVIRAETTTTSLAELRPVFDPANGTVTAGTSSALSDGASAMLIMSEDKAIELGLTIRARVKSMAVAGCDPSIMGYGPVPATKKALQRAGLTIDDIDLVELNEAFAAQALPCAKDLGLLDKMESKVNLNGGAIALGHPLGCSGTRISTTLINLMEANHAKYGLATMCIGLGQGIATIFERP; encoded by the coding sequence ATGAAAAATGTAGTGATTGTAGATTGCCTGCGCACACCGATGGGACGCTCCAAAGGCGGCGCCTTCCGCCACCAGCGCGCAGAAGATTTATCCGCCCACCTGATGAAAGGCCTGCTGGCACGTAACCCTGCGGTTAATGCACACGCTATCGAAGACATTTACTGGGGCTGTGTGCAACAGACACTGGAGCAGGGTTTTAATATTGCTCGTAATGCCGCTCTGCTGGCCGGGTTACCGATTGAAGTCGGCGCCGTCACGGTGAACCGTCTGTGTGGTTCTTCGATGCAGGCGCTGCACGATGCCAGCCGTGCGATCATGGTCGGCGATGCTGATATTTGCCTGGTCGGCGGCGTGGAGCACATGGGCCATGTACCGATGACTCATGGCGTTGATTTTCATCCCGGCTTATCGAAACAGGTCGCTAAAGCGGCCGGTATGATGGGCCTGACGGCAGAGATGCTGGGTAAACTGCACGGTATCAGCCGTGAGCAACAGGATGCCTTTGCTGCCCGCTCCCACCAGCGCGCGCACGCAGCCACACTGGAAGGTCGCTTTACCAATGAGATTCTGCCTACCGAAGGGCATGCACCAGATGGCACCCTATTCATGCTCGACAGTGATGAAGTGATTCGTGCGGAAACCACGACCACCAGTCTGGCGGAGTTGCGCCCGGTGTTTGACCCAGCCAATGGCACAGTCACGGCTGGCACTTCTTCGGCGTTATCAGATGGCGCCTCGGCGATGCTGATCATGAGTGAGGACAAAGCGATAGAGCTGGGACTGACTATCCGAGCCCGGGTCAAGTCAATGGCCGTCGCCGGCTGCGATCCATCCATCATGGGCTACGGCCCGGTACCGGCGACCAAAAAAGCGCTGCAGCGGGCCGGACTGACTATCGATGACATTGATTTAGTCGAGCTCAACGAAGCGTTTGCCGCCCAGGCTCTGCCATGCGCCAAAGATCTCGGCTTGCTGGATAAAATGGAGAGCAAGGTCAACCTCAATGGCGGCGCGATCGCTCTCGGCCATCCGCTGGGTTGCTCCGGTACCCGTATTTCAACCACACTGATTAATCTGATGGAAGCCAACCATGCCAAATATGGTCTGGCAACCATGTGTATCGGTCTTGGCCAGGGCATAGCCACCATTTTTGAACGCCCGTAG
- a CDS encoding F0F1 ATP synthase subunit epsilon, which produces MAAITFHLDVVSAEKKIFSGLVETFQVTGSEGELGIFHGHTPLLTAIKPGMVRIVKQHGHEEIIYVSGGIVEVQPGTATVLADTAIRGEDLDAAKAAEAKRRAEENIQNQHGDMNFAQAASELAKAIAQLRVIELTKKRR; this is translated from the coding sequence ATGGCAGCAATAACCTTTCATCTGGATGTAGTCAGTGCTGAGAAGAAAATCTTCTCTGGCCTAGTGGAAACATTTCAGGTGACCGGTAGCGAAGGTGAGCTAGGTATTTTCCATGGCCACACACCGCTGCTGACCGCTATTAAGCCTGGTATGGTGCGTATTGTGAAACAGCACGGCCACGAAGAAATTATTTATGTTTCTGGTGGTATTGTTGAAGTTCAGCCTGGCACAGCGACTGTGCTGGCTGATACTGCAATTCGTGGTGAAGACCTAGACGCAGCGAAGGCAGCAGAAGCTAAGCGTCGCGCTGAGGAGAATATCCAGAATCAGCACGGCGATATGAACTTCGCACAAGCGGCCAGTGAACTGGCTAAAGCCATTGCTCAGCTTCGAGTGATCGAGTTGACGAAAAAACGTCGTTAA
- the punR gene encoding DNA-binding transcriptional activator PunR: MFAKSSLEMLDTVARLGSFTAAAEQLHKVPSAISYGVRQVESELGVVLFRRLPRKVELTPAGELFMAEARLLLRQMEEVKAQTRRAARGWQATLKVTLDNVVKLDPLKAMIEEFYRRFEFAELQINMEVFNGSWEAIAQGRADVVIGATSAVPVGGDFEVRDMGVLDWAFVVARDHPCAREPELSEAFVSQFAAICLDDTSSVLPKRHTSHYPQQRRLLLPNWHSAIECLKNGLGVGYMPRHMAQGLLASGELVERDLTDHKPLSQCCLVWRKEDNHKLIGWMVDYLGSSEQLYRDWLQAY, translated from the coding sequence ATGTTTGCAAAGTCTTCACTGGAGATGCTCGATACGGTGGCCAGGCTGGGGAGCTTCACTGCGGCCGCCGAGCAACTGCATAAAGTCCCCTCGGCGATCAGCTACGGGGTGCGTCAGGTCGAGAGCGAACTGGGAGTGGTCTTGTTTCGGCGCCTGCCGCGCAAGGTGGAACTGACACCGGCTGGGGAACTGTTTATGGCCGAGGCGCGGCTGTTACTGCGTCAGATGGAAGAGGTCAAGGCACAAACCCGGCGCGCGGCGCGTGGCTGGCAGGCCACACTGAAGGTCACGCTGGATAACGTGGTTAAGTTGGATCCACTTAAAGCTATGATCGAAGAGTTTTATCGCCGCTTTGAATTTGCTGAGCTGCAAATCAACATGGAAGTGTTTAATGGATCCTGGGAAGCGATCGCTCAGGGCCGGGCGGATGTGGTGATCGGCGCCACTTCTGCTGTGCCGGTCGGGGGCGACTTTGAAGTGCGTGATATGGGCGTGCTTGACTGGGCTTTTGTCGTTGCCAGAGACCATCCTTGTGCCCGTGAGCCGGAGCTGAGTGAGGCCTTTGTCAGTCAGTTTGCTGCGATTTGTCTCGATGATACGTCCAGTGTGTTGCCGAAACGGCATACCAGCCATTATCCGCAGCAGCGCCGTTTGCTGCTGCCCAACTGGCACAGTGCGATCGAATGTCTTAAAAACGGGCTTGGAGTCGGCTATATGCCGCGCCATATGGCGCAGGGCCTGCTCGCCAGCGGTGAGCTGGTGGAGCGTGATTTGACGGATCACAAGCCACTCAGCCAGTGCTGTCTGGTGTGGCGTAAAGAGGACAACCATAAACTGATTGGCTGGATGGTCGACTACCTCGGCAGTAGTGAGCAGCTTTACCGCGACTGGCTTCAGGCGTATTGA
- the atpA gene encoding F0F1 ATP synthase subunit alpha, translating into MQLNSTEISDLIKQRIESFNVVSEARNEGTIVSVSDGIIRIHGLADVMQGEMIELPGGLFALALNLERDSVGAVVMGPYANLKEGDKVTGTGRILEVPVGPELLGRVVNTLGEPIDGKGPIDAKLTSPVEVIAPGVIDRQSVDQPVQTGYKSVDSMIPIGRGQRELVIGDRQTGKTAMAIDAIINQKNSGIYSIYVAIGQKASTIANVVRKLEEHGALQNTIVVVASASESAALQYLAPYAGCAMGEYFRDRGEDALIVYDDLSKQAVAYRQISLLLRRPPGREAFPGDVFYLHSRLLERAARVSAEYVERFTNGEVKGKTGSLTALPIIETQAGDVSAFVPTNVISITDGQIFLQTELFNAGVRPAVDPGISVSRVGGAAQTKIVKKLSGGIRTALAAYRELAAFAQFSSDLDDATKRQLNHGQKVTELMKQKQYAPMSVFDQALTIYAAERGYLNDVELSKVLDFEAALLSFARAQYAELAAQIDQTGAYNDEIEAQLKKLVDDFVATQTW; encoded by the coding sequence TCGTTTCGGTAAGCGATGGTATTATCCGAATTCACGGCCTAGCGGACGTGATGCAGGGTGAAATGATTGAATTACCGGGTGGCCTTTTCGCACTAGCACTTAACCTTGAGCGTGACTCGGTAGGTGCGGTAGTAATGGGCCCGTACGCCAACCTGAAGGAAGGCGATAAAGTAACTGGTACTGGTCGTATTCTTGAAGTACCGGTAGGTCCTGAACTGCTGGGTCGTGTGGTTAACACTCTGGGTGAACCAATCGACGGTAAAGGTCCGATTGATGCGAAACTGACTTCTCCAGTAGAAGTGATTGCACCTGGTGTAATCGACCGTCAATCTGTTGACCAGCCAGTTCAAACTGGTTACAAATCAGTGGACTCGATGATTCCAATCGGCCGTGGTCAGCGTGAGCTGGTTATCGGTGACCGCCAGACTGGTAAAACAGCGATGGCGATCGATGCGATCATCAACCAAAAAAATTCAGGTATTTACTCTATCTACGTAGCGATCGGTCAGAAAGCATCGACTATCGCCAACGTGGTACGTAAACTGGAAGAGCACGGCGCACTGCAAAACACTATCGTGGTTGTCGCGTCTGCTTCTGAATCTGCTGCACTGCAATACCTGGCGCCTTACGCGGGTTGTGCAATGGGTGAATACTTCCGCGATCGCGGCGAAGACGCACTGATTGTTTATGATGATCTATCTAAACAAGCGGTAGCTTACCGTCAGATCTCTCTACTGCTACGTCGTCCACCGGGCCGTGAAGCTTTCCCTGGTGACGTATTCTACCTCCACTCACGTCTGCTAGAGCGTGCTGCTCGTGTCAGTGCTGAGTACGTAGAACGTTTCACTAACGGTGAAGTGAAAGGTAAGACCGGTTCTTTGACTGCTCTGCCTATCATCGAAACTCAAGCTGGTGACGTATCTGCATTCGTACCGACCAACGTTATCTCTATCACCGATGGTCAGATCTTCCTGCAAACTGAACTGTTCAACGCGGGTGTTCGCCCGGCGGTTGACCCAGGTATTTCAGTTTCGCGTGTAGGTGGTGCGGCGCAAACGAAAATCGTTAAGAAGCTGTCTGGTGGTATCCGTACCGCTCTGGCTGCATACCGTGAGCTGGCGGCATTCGCACAGTTCTCATCGGATCTTGACGATGCGACTAAACGTCAGCTGAACCATGGTCAGAAAGTAACTGAACTGATGAAACAGAAACAGTACGCTCCAATGTCTGTTTTTGATCAGGCTCTGACTATCTACGCAGCTGAGCGTGGTTACCTGAATGATGTAGAACTGTCAAAAGTTCTGGATTTCGAGGCAGCCCTACTATCGTTTGCTCGCGCGCAATACGCTGAACTTGCAGCGCAAATCGACCAGACGGGTGCATATAACGATGAAATCGAAGCTCAGCTGAAGAAGCTGGTTGATGATTTCGTAGCAACCCAAACTTGGTAA
- the punC gene encoding purine nucleoside transporter PunC translates to MKVSSWQLFYLAALSMLGFVATDMYLPAFKLMEQDFATGPEQIALSLTVFLVGMASGQLLWGLASDKFGHRNTLISGLLLFALASAGLAWSDQVWQLLSLRFMQAIGVCAPAVIWQAMVIQRYPSKTSQQIFATIMPLVALSPALAPQLGVVLTDHFGWNSIFIVLASIGLVLAVSTGLQTNTAPEAKTTSVGQDIKALLRSRTYTGHVLMFATASAAFFAYLTGMPEIMAQLGYDARDIGLSFIPQTIAFMTGGYLGKWCVRQYGDERVLKQLLALFTVATLLVFIASQWLLTSIWPILAPFCLIAVANGALYPIVVNRALASAKQSPATAAGLQNSLQICVSSLASALVAALASQAQLVTGVAILVCMLGLWSGYWLANRAKHDEFTAADHARVAEEK, encoded by the coding sequence ATGAAAGTATCGTCATGGCAGCTGTTCTATCTGGCTGCACTTTCTATGCTCGGCTTCGTTGCCACTGACATGTATCTGCCCGCCTTTAAGCTGATGGAGCAGGACTTTGCCACCGGACCAGAACAGATTGCGCTGTCACTGACGGTCTTCCTGGTCGGCATGGCATCAGGTCAGCTGCTGTGGGGCCTGGCCAGCGATAAGTTTGGTCATCGTAATACCCTCATCAGCGGCCTGCTGCTGTTTGCTCTGGCGTCTGCCGGTCTGGCCTGGAGCGATCAGGTGTGGCAGCTGCTCAGCCTGCGCTTTATGCAGGCGATTGGTGTCTGTGCACCAGCGGTGATCTGGCAGGCCATGGTGATCCAGCGCTACCCGAGCAAAACCAGCCAACAAATCTTTGCCACCATTATGCCGCTGGTGGCGCTCTCTCCGGCGCTGGCCCCGCAGCTGGGTGTGGTGCTGACCGATCACTTTGGCTGGAACAGTATCTTTATTGTCCTGGCCTCGATAGGTCTGGTACTGGCGGTAAGTACGGGCTTACAAACCAACACCGCGCCCGAAGCAAAGACCACCTCAGTCGGGCAAGATATCAAAGCGCTACTGCGCAGCCGGACTTATACCGGTCACGTTTTGATGTTTGCCACCGCGTCCGCAGCGTTTTTTGCCTACCTGACCGGGATGCCGGAAATCATGGCCCAACTTGGCTATGATGCGCGCGATATCGGCCTGAGCTTTATTCCGCAAACCATCGCCTTTATGACCGGTGGCTATCTGGGTAAATGGTGTGTACGCCAATACGGTGATGAGCGGGTTCTGAAACAACTGCTGGCACTGTTTACTGTGGCCACGCTGCTAGTATTTATTGCTTCGCAGTGGCTACTGACCTCTATCTGGCCAATCTTGGCACCGTTCTGCCTGATTGCGGTCGCCAATGGCGCTCTGTACCCGATTGTGGTCAACCGCGCCCTGGCAAGTGCCAAACAGAGCCCGGCAACGGCAGCAGGACTGCAAAACAGCCTGCAGATTTGTGTCTCCAGCCTGGCCAGTGCTCTGGTGGCTGCGCTGGCCAGCCAGGCCCAACTGGTTACTGGCGTAGCTATTCTGGTCTGTATGCTCGGTCTGTGGAGCGGCTACTGGCTGGCTAACCGCGCCAAGCATGATGAGTTCACAGCGGCGGACCATGCCCGTGTCGCCGAAGAGAAGTAA
- the glmU gene encoding bifunctional UDP-N-acetylglucosamine diphosphorylase/glucosamine-1-phosphate N-acetyltransferase GlmU has translation MKFSAVILAAGKGTRMHSELPKVLHTLAGKPMVKHVIDTCHSLGTQNIHLVYGHGGDKMQQTLAQESVNWVLQAQQLGTGHAVDQASAQFADDEKILVLYGDVPLISPQTLERLLDAQPEGGIGLLTVELDNPTGYGRIVRRDGQVVAIVEQKDASEEQKLIREINTGVMVATGRDLKRWLSGLNNNNAQGEYYLTDVIAAAHADGRIIEAVHAASATEVEGVNDRIQLARLERAFQSAQAQALLEQGVMLRDPARFDLRGTIQCGRDVEIDVNVIIEGNVSIGNNVVIGAGAILKDCEIDDNTVIRPYSVIEGATVGEDCTVGPFARLRPGAEMHNDAHVGNFVEMKNVRLGQGSKANHLTYLGDAEIGQRTNIGAGTITCNYDGANKHKTLIGNDVFVGSDSQLVAPVVIADGATIGAGTTLTRDVAAGELVITRAKEKKISGWQRPVKKK, from the coding sequence ATGAAATTTAGCGCAGTGATCCTTGCCGCTGGTAAGGGAACACGCATGCACTCGGAGCTGCCGAAAGTGCTGCATACTCTGGCCGGTAAGCCAATGGTGAAACATGTGATTGATACGTGTCATTCACTGGGAACCCAGAATATTCATCTGGTGTACGGCCATGGCGGCGACAAAATGCAGCAGACACTGGCTCAGGAGTCGGTCAACTGGGTTTTGCAGGCCCAGCAGCTGGGGACCGGTCATGCGGTTGATCAGGCATCGGCTCAGTTTGCCGATGATGAAAAAATCCTGGTGTTGTACGGTGACGTGCCGCTGATTTCGCCACAGACCCTGGAGCGTCTGCTCGATGCCCAGCCGGAAGGTGGGATTGGTCTGCTGACGGTTGAGCTGGACAACCCGACCGGTTATGGACGTATTGTGCGCCGGGACGGTCAGGTGGTGGCCATTGTGGAGCAGAAAGATGCCTCTGAAGAGCAGAAGCTGATCCGCGAAATTAATACCGGTGTGATGGTGGCAACCGGCCGCGATCTCAAACGTTGGCTGTCTGGCCTTAACAACAATAATGCTCAGGGTGAATACTACCTGACTGACGTGATCGCGGCGGCGCACGCGGATGGCCGTATCATTGAGGCGGTGCACGCCGCCAGCGCAACGGAAGTGGAAGGGGTTAATGATCGCATTCAACTGGCGCGTCTTGAGCGTGCTTTCCAGTCCGCTCAGGCTCAGGCATTGCTGGAGCAGGGCGTGATGCTGCGTGACCCGGCCCGTTTTGATCTGCGTGGTACTATCCAGTGCGGGCGCGACGTCGAAATCGACGTGAATGTGATCATCGAAGGTAATGTGTCGATCGGCAACAACGTTGTGATTGGTGCCGGTGCGATTCTGAAAGATTGTGAAATCGACGATAACACTGTGATTCGCCCATACAGCGTGATTGAAGGTGCCACGGTCGGTGAAGACTGTACCGTTGGCCCGTTCGCCCGTCTGCGTCCGGGCGCGGAAATGCACAACGATGCTCATGTTGGTAATTTCGTTGAAATGAAAAATGTCCGTCTGGGTCAGGGATCAAAAGCCAACCATCTGACCTACCTGGGCGATGCGGAAATTGGCCAGCGCACCAATATTGGTGCCGGTACTATTACTTGTAACTACGACGGTGCTAACAAGCACAAAACCCTGATCGGGAATGATGTATTTGTCGGCTCTGACAGCCAGCTGGTGGCACCGGTCGTGATTGCCGACGGAGCGACAATTGGCGCGGGCACCACATTAACCCGTGATGTGGCCGCTGGTGAGTTAGTGATTACTCGCGCTAAAGAGAAGAAAATTTCTGGCTGGCAGCGTCCGGTGAAGAAAAAATAA